A single Paenibacillus kribbensis DNA region contains:
- a CDS encoding GntR family transcriptional regulator has protein sequence MVESREFLYPSKWLLKASAGDRVTCELRMRIISGAIESGTILSENKLAADFAVSRSPIREALKILASENIIRLERMGAVVIGLSEKEIEEIYDVRLLIESFVFERLVKMDTNDLAMELSKILEMMKVAIKYSDADEFSYQDVLFHETIIRAVNHSYILMIWNNLKPVMESLILLSMRMRFKEKYEDFTRVVRNHELYIEAIKGKDRDLMIKSLHENFDDVQGKVEDLWMSQQMLSKGVVQQND, from the coding sequence ATGGTCGAATCAAGGGAATTCCTATATCCCTCCAAATGGCTTTTAAAAGCCTCTGCTGGTGATCGTGTAACATGCGAGCTTAGAATGCGTATTATTTCTGGCGCAATTGAAAGCGGTACCATATTATCAGAAAATAAATTAGCTGCAGATTTTGCTGTAAGTCGCTCACCCATTCGTGAAGCGTTAAAAATACTGGCATCCGAAAATATCATCCGATTAGAAAGAATGGGTGCAGTTGTTATTGGTTTATCAGAAAAAGAAATAGAAGAAATTTATGATGTCCGTCTACTCATAGAATCGTTTGTATTTGAACGGCTTGTAAAGATGGACACTAATGATTTAGCAATGGAACTTAGTAAAATACTGGAAATGATGAAAGTCGCAATTAAATATAGTGATGCTGATGAGTTTTCATATCAAGATGTCTTGTTCCATGAAACGATTATTCGTGCAGTTAATCATTCATACATCCTGATGATCTGGAATAATTTAAAGCCCGTTATGGAAAGCCTCATCCTTTTGTCGATGCGTATGCGTTTCAAAGAAAAGTATGAAGACTTTACACGGGTTGTAAGAAATCATGAGCTTTATATTGAAGCGATCAAGGGAAAAGATAGAGACCTCATGATCAAGTCTTTACATGAAAACTTTGATGATGTTCAAGGTAAAGTAGAAGACTTATGGATGTCACAACAAATGCTGTCTAAAGGGGTAGTGCAACAAAATGACTAA